A region of Spongiibacter tropicus DSM 19543 DNA encodes the following proteins:
- a CDS encoding DUF736 domain-containing protein → MANIGTFTAEKDGFTGTLRTLALNVKLKFVPNDKGSENAPDYRLLAANGLEVGAAWQKVSQAERPYLSVTLDDPSFPATVYARLIEGDDGKHNLLWSRNKGE, encoded by the coding sequence ATGGCCAACATCGGCACTTTTACCGCAGAGAAAGACGGCTTCACCGGCACCCTGCGCACCCTGGCGCTCAACGTCAAGCTCAAGTTCGTCCCCAACGACAAGGGCAGCGAGAACGCTCCCGACTACCGCCTCCTGGCAGCCAACGGCCTGGAAGTCGGCGCGGCCTGGCAGAAAGTCAGCCAGGCGGAGCGGCCCTACCTGTCGGTGACCCTCGACGATCCGTCATTTCCCGCGACTGTCTACGCCCGTCTCATCGAGGGCGATGACGGCAAGCACAACCTGCTCTGGTCCCGGAACAAGGGCGAGTGA
- a CDS encoding helix-turn-helix domain-containing protein: MKKRPIQRGRPAGATTYEAEPARAFGEAVRALRTERGVAQETLAHLADVERSHLGKVERGEHMPTLALILKIARALECSSAELMADTERRLANPES, encoded by the coding sequence ATGAAGAAGCGTCCAATCCAACGCGGCCGCCCAGCCGGCGCCACCACTTATGAAGCGGAGCCCGCACGGGCTTTTGGCGAAGCCGTGCGCGCCCTGCGCACGGAACGGGGCGTGGCTCAGGAGACCTTGGCCCACCTGGCGGACGTGGAACGCTCCCACCTTGGGAAAGTCGAACGCGGCGAGCACATGCCGACGCTGGCCCTGATTCTCAAGATCGCACGGGCACTGGAATGCAGCTCCGCCGAACTGATGGCGGACACCGAGCGACGCCTGGCGAATCCCGAATCCTGA
- the parA gene encoding ParA family partition ATPase — protein MIIALLNQKGGVGKTTLATHIAGELALRGQQVILLDADPQGSALDWTQRRSQQGLRRLFSAVGLARETLHQEAPELARRCDHIVIDGPPRIAAIARSALMAAEQVLIPVQPSPYDLWASGEMVALIREAQVFRPHLAAAFVINRRVVRTVIGREARGTLDEQPFPALASEVCQRILFADSVAAGRLARETAPDSMAAREIATLVDELLRRVP, from the coding sequence ATGATCATCGCCCTGCTTAACCAGAAGGGCGGGGTGGGCAAGACCACACTGGCCACCCATATCGCCGGGGAGCTCGCACTGCGCGGTCAACAGGTCATCCTGCTGGATGCCGACCCGCAAGGCTCGGCCCTGGACTGGACGCAGCGGCGCAGCCAGCAAGGGCTGCGCCGCTTATTCAGCGCGGTGGGGCTCGCCCGGGAAACCCTGCACCAGGAGGCGCCGGAGCTTGCCCGGCGTTGCGATCACATCGTTATCGATGGCCCGCCTCGCATTGCCGCCATTGCCCGTTCCGCGCTGATGGCTGCAGAGCAGGTGCTGATCCCGGTGCAACCCAGTCCCTACGATCTGTGGGCCAGTGGCGAGATGGTGGCGCTGATCCGCGAGGCACAGGTGTTCCGGCCACACTTGGCCGCGGCCTTTGTGATCAACCGGCGCGTGGTGCGCACGGTGATCGGCCGCGAAGCCCGTGGCACTTTGGATGAACAACCTTTCCCGGCACTGGCCTCCGAGGTGTGCCAGCGTATCCTCTTTGCCGACAGTGTGGCGGCAGGTCGCCTGGCCCGGGAGACCGCACCGGACAGTATGGCGGCACGCGAGATTGCCACCTTGGTCGATGAGCTGCTGCGGAGGGTGCCATGA
- a CDS encoding DUF2840 domain-containing protein — MMLYESPTNSLPLMPPRAFTAPNDDAPLTRVSLLYVEQRINLYLRFGCPLRVHQIDHWRRCAVFPPAQLFCRIRWESNDYGTTRWQLMVLQSGRPEEHMQRVRGVRPGAHILLIVEGERNVRAVLSQIDAIEAQCIEPADISPTYWRLLSNRLAAREPLSDYDVDRHAAWLAGRALQ, encoded by the coding sequence ATGATGCTGTACGAGTCACCCACGAACAGCTTGCCGTTGATGCCGCCTCGGGCGTTCACTGCGCCGAATGACGACGCACCCTTGACCCGCGTCTCGCTGCTCTATGTTGAGCAACGCATCAACCTGTACCTGCGCTTCGGTTGCCCATTGCGTGTTCACCAGATCGACCACTGGCGACGCTGCGCGGTGTTTCCCCCGGCGCAACTGTTTTGTCGCATTCGTTGGGAGTCGAACGACTACGGCACCACACGTTGGCAACTGATGGTCCTGCAAAGCGGCCGACCTGAAGAGCATATGCAACGGGTGCGCGGTGTGCGTCCCGGTGCCCACATCCTGTTGATCGTCGAGGGTGAGCGAAATGTGCGCGCCGTCTTGTCACAGATCGATGCGATTGAGGCGCAGTGCATTGAGCCTGCTGATATATCTCCGACGTATTGGCGTTTGTTGAGTAATCGCCTCGCCGCACGAGAGCCGCTATCCGATTACGACGTCGACCGCCATGCAGCTTGGTTGGCGGGGAGGGCGCTGCAATGA
- a CDS encoding replication initiator protein A yields the protein MVLSTNPGNGREQLDLFRALPGEMAIRDAQDLMAYPFFSLAKSRRTVPIDFHSGPVTVRVEGTGAHGIATIWDADILIWAASQIVEACDAGIRPSRRMRATPYEILRFIGRGTSRRDYQRLRAALDRLQSTTVATSIRETTGRRLHRFSWINEWKECADVHGQPLGIELILADWFFAGVLDEALVLTIDPAYFRLTGGIERWLYRLVRKHGGRQPEGWRFDFPYLHRKSGSLARPSDFACDLRALVMRQSLPGYVLSIERRPGSPDILVFRPVPRMTR from the coding sequence ATGGTTCTCTCCACAAACCCGGGCAATGGTCGGGAACAGCTCGATTTGTTCCGCGCCCTGCCGGGAGAGATGGCGATCCGCGACGCCCAGGACCTGATGGCCTATCCGTTCTTTTCGCTGGCCAAGTCGCGGCGCACAGTACCCATCGATTTCCACTCCGGGCCGGTCACCGTGCGGGTGGAGGGCACAGGAGCGCACGGTATTGCCACCATCTGGGATGCCGATATTCTGATCTGGGCGGCCAGCCAGATTGTCGAGGCCTGCGATGCCGGCATCCGGCCGTCACGACGAATGCGCGCCACACCCTACGAGATCCTGCGCTTTATCGGGCGGGGCACATCGCGGCGCGACTACCAGCGCCTCAGGGCTGCCCTGGATCGCCTGCAATCCACCACGGTGGCCACCTCCATCCGCGAGACCACCGGGCGGCGCCTGCATCGTTTCTCGTGGATCAACGAGTGGAAGGAATGCGCGGATGTCCATGGGCAACCGCTTGGCATCGAACTGATCCTGGCGGACTGGTTCTTCGCCGGGGTGTTGGACGAGGCTCTGGTGCTTACCATCGACCCGGCGTATTTCCGGCTGACCGGCGGCATCGAGCGCTGGCTTTACCGCCTGGTGCGCAAGCACGGCGGCCGCCAACCCGAGGGGTGGCGATTCGATTTCCCCTACCTGCACCGCAAGTCCGGCAGCCTGGCCCGGCCCAGCGACTTCGCCTGCGACCTGCGCGCGTTGGTTATGCGGCAGTCGCTGCCGGGGTACGTGCTGTCCATCGAACGCCGACCCGGTTCGCCGGACATTCTGGTGTTTCGGCCCGTGCCGCGCATGACACGTTGA
- a CDS encoding DUF2958 domain-containing protein, with translation MKTLITEQQRTQLLANGQANAEGRDIDPPPVVKLFTPDAQATWLLTELDPQDGDAAFGLCDLGLGMPELGSVRLSELSTIRGPLGLPVERDLHFIPRRTLSEYAALARDNGSILD, from the coding sequence ATGAAAACACTCATCACCGAACAACAACGCACCCAACTGCTGGCCAACGGCCAGGCTAACGCCGAGGGCCGGGACATTGATCCGCCGCCGGTGGTTAAGCTGTTCACGCCGGATGCCCAGGCCACCTGGCTGCTGACGGAACTTGATCCCCAGGACGGCGATGCCGCTTTCGGCTTGTGCGACCTGGGATTGGGTATGCCGGAGCTGGGTAGTGTGCGTCTCTCCGAATTGTCCACCATCCGCGGGCCGCTGGGCCTGCCGGTGGAACGCGACCTGCACTTCATACCCAGGCGCACGCTCTCCGAGTACGCGGCGCTGGCCCGCGACAATGGGTCGATCCTGGATTGA
- a CDS encoding S26 family signal peptidase, with amino-acid sequence MTLETAVNSRSRRLACVTVLVLMAGGLAALVWAAFTPSKVRVVYNASDSVPIGWYRITPLDTEANTIPVDSIVLVDLPDEVAALADQRGYLPLDVPLLKRVGAAAPQHVCIESGRVRIDGAPVAQVLLIDALARPLPSWTHCRQLAEGELFLLSTTNPDSFDSRYFGPIEKANVIGVAHRLDLE; translated from the coding sequence ATGACACTGGAAACTGCTGTCAACTCCCGTTCACGTCGCTTGGCGTGTGTCACTGTTCTGGTACTCATGGCAGGCGGTTTGGCCGCACTGGTCTGGGCGGCATTCACGCCGTCAAAAGTACGGGTGGTCTACAACGCCTCTGACAGTGTGCCGATCGGCTGGTATCGCATAACACCGCTTGATACGGAAGCAAATACGATACCGGTGGACAGCATTGTGTTGGTTGATTTGCCTGATGAGGTTGCGGCCTTGGCGGATCAACGTGGCTACCTGCCTTTGGATGTCCCGCTGCTGAAACGGGTCGGTGCGGCAGCACCGCAGCATGTCTGTATTGAGAGTGGCCGCGTGCGCATTGATGGCGCACCCGTGGCCCAGGTGTTGCTCATTGATGCACTGGCACGTCCACTGCCTTCCTGGACGCACTGCCGTCAGCTTGCTGAGGGCGAGCTGTTCCTGCTCAGCACTACCAATCCGGACTCCTTCGATAGCCGCTATTTTGGTCCTATCGAAAAGGCAAACGTGATTGGCGTGGCCCACCGACTCGACCTGGAGTGA
- a CDS encoding DUF7011 domain-containing protein: MAKSGEHWQPGAAYLYILHLDGPALAWEYLRRHPDYRRDWSGRRRDTEAAAHWGLRLLEDPALDARDAQPLWCPDHAGMIQLHPDLDPPPGAEGFGLWRLPGRKRLVHDGRRLLVATRWTGSCLRLAIAPGLGEGMAYVCAARASACRNLANEAEKLVTGAVTNAMACARPSATELLELHTLQALDGVLAGASLRAVAAVLFGTATVAREWHADSALRARVRRLVRRGRALMLGGYLKLVSPPLKGGRSGSPTDRP, from the coding sequence GTGGCCAAGTCCGGCGAGCACTGGCAACCTGGTGCCGCCTATCTCTACATCCTGCATCTCGATGGGCCAGCACTGGCCTGGGAGTACCTGCGCCGTCACCCCGACTACCGGCGCGACTGGTCGGGCCGTCGTCGTGATACTGAGGCGGCGGCACACTGGGGGCTGCGCCTGTTGGAAGATCCTGCCCTGGATGCGCGGGACGCACAACCGCTGTGGTGTCCCGATCACGCCGGCATGATCCAGCTCCATCCCGATCTTGATCCGCCACCCGGCGCCGAGGGCTTCGGTCTGTGGCGGCTTCCCGGGCGCAAGCGCTTGGTCCATGACGGGCGTCGGTTGTTGGTGGCCACACGCTGGACCGGCAGTTGTTTGCGCCTGGCTATTGCACCCGGCCTGGGGGAGGGCATGGCCTACGTTTGCGCGGCGCGCGCCTCGGCATGCCGCAATCTGGCCAATGAAGCCGAAAAATTGGTGACCGGGGCGGTGACGAACGCGATGGCTTGTGCCCGTCCCTCGGCGACCGAACTGCTGGAGCTTCACACCCTGCAGGCCCTGGACGGTGTTCTGGCAGGCGCGTCCCTGCGCGCCGTGGCCGCTGTTCTTTTTGGTACGGCCACCGTTGCCCGTGAATGGCATGCTGACAGTGCCCTCCGTGCACGGGTGCGCCGCCTGGTGCGTCGTGGTCGTGCCCTGATGCTGGGCGGTTACCTCAAGCTGGTATCGCCTCCCCTTAAAGGGGGACGTTCCGGTTCACCCACAGATCGTCCCTGA
- a CDS encoding helix-turn-helix transcriptional regulator: MRPTLLRPSAAPAATQQAVPPSRYLTNDEAADYLRLSPRTLEKQRVIGGGPRFRKFGRRVMYAVSDLDTWADARSYEATCDPEYVERHAGDSRHER, from the coding sequence ATGAGACCCACGCTACTGCGGCCTTCCGCCGCCCCCGCTGCCACGCAGCAAGCCGTTCCTCCTTCTCGCTATCTCACCAACGATGAGGCGGCGGACTATCTTCGCCTGTCACCACGGACGCTGGAAAAACAGCGCGTCATTGGTGGTGGCCCGCGCTTTCGCAAATTCGGCCGTCGGGTGATGTACGCGGTCAGTGACCTGGATACCTGGGCCGATGCCCGTAGCTACGAGGCTACCTGTGATCCCGAGTATGTCGAACGCCACGCCGGCGACAGCCGCCATGAACGCTGA